ATAAAAAAACAGACAAGAAAAACCCaccatgaaaattgaaaagccACTCCTTCCATGATAGTCTGATCCAGCAATCAGAAAAACAAGTGGTACAGCTGTATTTATGCCCTCTTTAATCTCCTAGGTAAGTGGCTTAAAAGTTGTAAGCCACTGGAGGAGGAACTAAACTGATCATCGCAGAAAATAGGGCTCGCAATGATGAATCCGGTTTTCTCCACCTTAGACTCGGTTATTAGGCTATTAACTCGAGAAGAAAGAGTTGGGAAGGCTACTGTTGATGCGAAGTAGACGCAACTAGACAAAACGCTAGGAGAGCATAGAGTCCACACTAATACAATACAGTGAGCAAGTTCTTTCGGGTTTGACACAGGTTCTCTATTTTCTTCTGCAACTCATCAACCGCTCTGTGCTTGTCTACATCCTATTACAGTCGCACTCTTTTCTTGCAAGATGCTTTAGAGGCAACTacatttccttattttcttcaaccacgcaaaaaaacaaaaaggggcaTATTAATGTGAGGACTACGGAGAAAGATAGACATGGTCCAGGTAGCTTGAGGCTAAATTTGAGAGAACAGACGTATAGACTACAAGGGAAATTTGCGTGTGATGCCGATGCCACATCCACCATTAAAGTCAAGTGCACGCAGCAAAGACCCCGTTGGAGACTCTAAATTGTATTCATGTCACCAATCAAACAGTAGTATCGAATACCAATATAGTATATAACAATTCACAGAATTTGCTCTTCACTGAAAACAAAGGAAATGAATTTCTGGAAGAGCTGAGTCCAACCGAAACAGCGAGTACttattgtgtttggattgcattttccgtgatttttcatgaaaaaattattgtagcgatttgatgtatgtgagggaaaaaagtaatagggaaatgtgatcacgaaaaatgacgtaatttttcgacggaaacggcaatccaaacaaggccaatTGCCCAACCGTCTAAACCCAAAAGGAACGTGCAACAggataaaaagaaaaactaacacTGGTTCCACTAATGACGTTAGAAACTAAAAGCATTTAAAATAACAGACAGAAATCCATATTCCCCTCTTACTCGGTCAGATTAGTCCTTAGCCTTGCGGACAGAAGAAGAATAATATATCTTGAAGGCCTTGGGAAGGTAAACAGGCAACAAGAATCCAAACAAATTGAAGCACCAAAAGGCCATATTAGCCACAGCAAGAGCTCTCCCAATATACACCCTTCTAGCACTGCCACCATATTCCATTTCCACCTTATAAATCTCACTCCTCAACCACTCCACAATAGTGAAGATCCTCCTCGCATTATAGAAAACGGGGACAAAAACTCGAATAGGGAGCGAAAACCCACCGCTGAAAGACACCCCTTCCATGAAAACCTGAGCGGAAAGGAGAAAAACATGGGGTGCGGCAGCCTTGATCCCCTCCTTGTCTCCCTCGAAAATCCCATGGAAAATATATGCTATTGGGAAAAGCAATCCGACTAATGCTCCGATAAAAACGTAAAGGCTTAGGATCCTGTTTCTTTGGCCGAAGACAGGGGGATCCGCGTAGGGGGAATGATTTGGAAAGGCAACCGTTGATATGAAGTATATGTAGACTAGAGAAAAGATTACAAAAGCGAAATCTGCGATACTGACCATTCCACTAGCTGAGAGAACGATAATCACAGCCAGCGCATTTAGCTGCCGAAAAGTGAAGAACCCTCTTCGGGAGGGCTGAGGAGGCTTTTGACTTTGAGTGCCCCCTTCCTTGGGAAAACTAGCCTTCCGTTGatgaatttcttcttcttcttcttctttcggcaGCCTTATGTCACTGCTTGGACCAACCCCACCTGACATTTTTCTTTGCACTTTCTGTACTCGTCTGATATTGGGAAAATATCACCCAGTAATTTCACTATTTTTGGacgagaaattgaaggcttctGCGGCTGCTTTTCTGTGTTTCTGGAACTAGAGAAAGAGGAAGAGTTAAATGGTTTCAGAGATTGTGAAAAGGGGTCGGTCGCGGAAGATTTGTTTCTGTGATAAGGAGTACGTTACAAATGGCAGTCAGGCAGAGTTCTATGGGGGTACAGTGTCCCAGTTACGTGGCATCTAACTGCAGTCTGGGGAACGCTCGATCAGTTATTGGCTTGTGGTTCTAGTTTTGTTTGAGGAGTCAACTGCATCTGATTCGCaggcccccttttttttttttttccaatgcgGCTGCCCCCCCCTCCGCCGGCCCTCCTTCCTTCACTCCCTATTCAATTTGGCGGATTATTTTGCCTCCCCTTctctttttgacttttcggtTCAGCAGATCAATCGGCGCAGGACCCCTCTTTTTCCATGTTGTTTGATCCCGTCTGACAGGCTGGCTGGACGTATATTGTCGACGTTAATCCTGgaaaataatatataattccaaaaaataaaaaaaaaaagtgtcgaTGTTAGTACTCTTTTGTGTAATGAGTTTAATACAAGAATGTCGGATAACGCGTCATCATTCGGGACACAAATTTTACGCAAGGACGACGGATGGCGCTAATTTTACTCCAAATTATCTCCTCACATATTGCAGTCAGCTTGTTATGCAgcttactactactactactaccgTAAGCTCGTCTTTactctaataataataattagggAAGTCATCTACGTACTACATTCAATTCAAGATCGAGAAAACTCTCGCCTAGACTAGTGACTGTTCCCCCCTTCACCACTGAACAGATACCCTACGTACAACAAAGTTGACAGTGAGTGAACCACCAAACCAACgacaaaataaaaccaaatactAACTAACAACAAATCCATCATACTCCTTAAAAATTGGGCGGCGCGTCTGGAATATATCATAGTACTCTACTTTTTACAGTGTCTGGCATAACACGAGATGCGATGTTTAGCCAAGACATGAGGCTTACAAAATTCTCCTGACACCAAAAAGAAACCCCAATTTATTACAGAACTACCAGGGAACAGCCGAGAAAACCTCTCtcttaatcaaatttgctcCACCTACTCAAGAACAAAGGATGGAACTCAAAAACTGTATCCTCAAAATTTGAACATTTTCTTTGACAGAAGACCGCTGGTAAAACTGGAACCTCTGCTACCGAATGCTATGGCAATTAGTTAGCTGCACAACGGGTATGACAAAAGCAAAAATCGCATTACTCTCCTGTATCCTAAGAAGCAACTTTCTGTTTGGGGATGTACTTGATCTTAACACCCTTTTCAGGATTTGTTCTATTCTTAGCTTTAGTAATTCCGCCGGTAGACGAAATACGACCCAGGTCAACTTGCCCGTTTTCAAAATCAAGAGCCGAAATGTCAATTTGATTTTCTGGAAGCCCGGGAAGATCAGACTCCTCCGAAAGCACCAGTGTCATCACATGCTCCGCTGAGATAGCTTCCTTCCACCCTACATACACATTACAAATACACTTATCTCACACATCCGAAAAGCAAAAGCGAACACGAGGACGAGATAATAATTGGAGGGAAATTATCATTCACCATATgaaactgaaatttgaggaTAAGAACCAAATTACAGGACCAACATACTCTGTGCAAGAAAAGCTTTGGCAGCCGCAGTGGAGAGCTGCAAACCTTGAGGCATTGCCATCCCTTCGTACACACAGGTCAAACCCTCCCTGCTTTGGCTATGATCATCATCCGAAGAGGATGACTGCAAACAACTACCATCAGAGGCAGTTCGATCCTCTAGCTTGTCAACCATAACACCGTCTTGGGCATCATGGTTGGCTCTTTGAACTGGTGATGGACCTCTTGAACCATGAAGACTCTTAGGCATCCGAAGTTCAGTGGCAGCTTCATTTAAACCAAATTGACGGCTGTCGGAGTTAGCTGGTTCCTCCAAAACATTACTCTTATGTTTACCTTCCTCAGTACTACAACTGTAATGAGCTTCTCCTaaactgattttatttttccttaagATACAGTTTGTAACTGGTATAGATATAGAGCCAATAATCAGTTCACACTTGTTTTCATCTGATTGGTTTACTGCCTCCTCCAGTGTGGGTCTCAAGATCTCCTCATCATTGTCCACTTTAAGTTTCTTGGTCCACACTTTACTGCTGCTCACCACAGTACCTCGATCTTTGGCAGGGACAAGCTTTTGTACTGGTTCAAGTTTTGAAACTTGATGATTCTGATTACCATGAAAGTCACTTCTTCCAGCCCAATGGGATTTAGACACCTGCCGCCACCGGCGACCGTTTACAGATACCATTGTGGGTTCTACATTTTGAACAAGACCTGAATCCAAATGGCCACTGCTTAAATCAGATTGAGCTTCAATGTCATTATTTTGTTCAGTACTAGAGAGCTGAACTGGCTTAAGGAAGGTGGTGCCATCATCTACAGTGCAAGGAGCATCAGGACTGGAATCAGGTGGAGAAGAGCTGCACATTTCTGCCAGAAAAGATCCCTCTGATGAAGTGGCATCAATCAAAGCCACTCCGTCCCCATTTGAATGTTCCCTTGCTTTCTGTTCCTTCTGCCTGagcttcttttgctttttcctttCCAACAGCTCTGCTTGCCTGTCATTTTTACAGGGTAAAAATTATCAGCGAAAAATAATGCCCAAAATTACTAGacttcaaaagaaacaaaagtgaaGTCAAAATTCTCCAAGTCTATATATGCATCTTTCACCAACAACATATCCAGATAATTCAAAAAGGCTCTAGTATCTGCAGATAAATATCATGAATATTTTTGCTCAAGCATTTATGATAAAATGAGGTATCAGACTACTAGTGCCACAAAAGTACTGCACAAGTTGCATTTGTTACAGGTATCAGATTATGTCATCATTTGTTGCATGATAAAATCAGTGGTTTCAAAATGGTCCTCCTAAGCATGAACCTAAGGTCCTAtctgtttttcttattttccccAAATTTCGCACTCAAAAGAGTGCACAAAAAAATGTAAACAACCCGCGCACAAGTTTGGTTTACCAACACCAGAATGAGAAAGGTCTGCATGTTTCGATGGCCAAAACAAATGATGAATAGTATATTATGAATACAAGCATTCAAATAACCACAATCACCTTTTCTGAGCAGCTTCCTCCTCCTCCACAAGCAATTTCTGGCATCTCAAGGCCTCAGCATCTTTGTCAGCAACCCATGCTTTAACCTATACAAGAAAGAATAGAGATACACGACGCATATTAGATTGGAGAGCAAGACGGATTCATAACATAGGTTTtaaacaaaaaccacacattaTTGCATCTTCCCTCTGAATTAAAGTGACTAGCACATGACAGTTCGAGCACACTGAGTAATGATGTCCAAAAAGATTACGATATTTTATCATGATTGCAAGTGCTATTAAATGatgacatccaaatgtgatatgcACAGAACAAACAATCTCCAAAAGCATAATTCAACAGTAGATATGGGAAACGATGACGAATAATCAACCATTAAATACAGAAAAAGTAAATACTTTACCAGCTTCAGTTCAAAAAGAAAGCTAGTGCAAGCAACTAAGTTCTTCAACTCAAAGGCAATTCTTCCAGGTTTCCCACCAAAAATATACTTTAGCACAGATTCAGCTGTGCCAGCACGTAAGAAAGTCCTCTCACTAGCATCATCAAGAATACTGAATAATTCCTGTGAGGATATAGGAAGCCTAGAGGATTTAGCATGAATGACATCCTGCAAGTTGTATCAGACAATCGATGTGATAGCTGTAAAGATAAAAGACAGAAATGGACACATAACTGTCAAGTCAAGCATATAGGAACAAAATGAAGGACATCAAAATTAAACTTTACCAGTAGGGTAGATCCAGCCTTGACATAAACCTGTGGAAGTGTCCAAACCCCTGGCTTGTGGAGAGATGCAACCaatgatttgataactgaagtGCCAGTAACTTCCTATAACAGAGTTAATTACAAGAAGATATAGAAGTCTAGATAAAAATACAGAAGCAACAAGCATAGGTGTACAGTATTTATTGAAGCAAATACAAATATATAAAACCATCCTGCCTTGTATTCCAAGGAACATTTTCAATTCCTAAACCATTAAATATTGAGTTTGTAATCAGCCACCTCACCTCTCCCCCATCAGTGCAAACAGATttggagaaaaaaataaaagcggGAAAACCGAACCAAAAAGGAAAAGCCATTGCAAAGAGTAAAGTAGGTATATTTAAAATATAAAGATTTTCCAGCACAGATATCCAAATTTGATAAAGTAAAAAGACTTAAAtatgaagctggaaaatgaaaACAGTATTGTTCCTATTGAATAAAGATAAATGGTGATTTTGGACTGACATAAGAAAAGCTATGGATCAAGCTCCCTCTCAGAGTAGCACCATTTACTCCAGCTTGAGAACAGGGATCTCAAGATACAGGGGCCAAAACGTTCATGTTTCTCTTTTTTAACCAAAACTTTCCAAGCATATCACTCCCCATATACAAATCCAGATGAGGCAATTCTCATGTTTTTTTTCTGAATCACCATCACTGCCAGTGCTTCAAGTTTGAAGTTTCAAAACTCAAAAGCCAAGAACCTGGCAATAATGGATCCAAACATGGTACATACTGATCTCATTAGACTTCAAGCATGTTTTATGACAAGCAACAATAAAGCCATAGTATGTTTGCTGACCATCTTTGGCTAAACACAAATTTCAGAAGCAATCAGCAAAAAGAGAAACCAATAAAAgtcaaagctaagacaattagGCAGAAATGAACTTTTCATTGGTAGTTTTGAAAGCCCAGGGTTGTAGAGAATCAATAATAGAATTGTGAAACGAAAAAAACCTACTTTCCTTAAAAGAGGACACGcaaacaagaaataaaccaaTTAAGGAAACAAGATAGCTATGCCGCCACCTTTAGAGTCACATCCCTCAATGATACAACTTCCTTAGCATCCTCCAGTGAGAGCTGCAAATAAGACAAGATAAAATTAACCAACTGCAGCTACTGGAATCCCTACAAAGAAACAATTGCAGATGATCTGCAACAAAATTGATTACCTTGTCCCAGAAAGCTGCCAACATATCTCTAATCTTATGAGATTCCTGAAAACAGCATAAAGAACAGCAATGCTATTGGCCCACAACCATAGAAAAGAAGgttgcaaaaaataaaaatattaaataaaaaaaaggagagaaacacCATAATATACAATATGATGTCGAGTATCATTCAAAGAGAAACCACCAGTAAACAGCAGTTATGGCACCAAAATCAGAAGCACATATAAAGAAGAAACCTTGTCAAAATTTAATGATCTGCGGTGCACTCTGATGTGCCTTCGATAGTTAACAGGTGAACAAAATTCCTGTGCGCACTTCTCACACTTCTCCATCTGAACCTTCAGAGGTGTCAGCAAGGGCCAACCAGGAAGCTCTGCCAGAATGTAGAAAAAACCAATGGA
This portion of the Coffea arabica cultivar ET-39 chromosome 2e, Coffea Arabica ET-39 HiFi, whole genome shotgun sequence genome encodes:
- the LOC113730045 gene encoding uncharacterized protein, which gives rise to MSGGVGPSSDIRLPKEEEEEEIHQRKASFPKEGGTQSQKPPQPSRRGFFTFRQLNALAVIIVLSASGMVSIADFAFVIFSLVYIYFISTVAFPNHSPYADPPVFGQRNRILSLYVFIGALVGLLFPIAYIFHGIFEGDKEGIKAAAPHVFLLSAQVFMEGVSFSGGFSLPIRVFVPVFYNARRIFTIVEWLRSEIYKVEMEYGGSARRVYIGRALAVANMAFWCFNLFGFLLPVYLPKAFKIYYSSSVRKAKD
- the LOC113730044 gene encoding uncharacterized protein; its protein translation is MPVAKLSTGGTLDSMKSGDGNDSLDTVSRQTVGKEPHISLSRTGDIPVQWIQLLQALDQQELPGWPLLTPLKVQMEKCEKCAQEFCSPVNYRRHIRVHRRSLNFDKESHKIRDMLAAFWDKLSLEDAKEVVSLRDVTLKEVTGTSVIKSLVASLHKPGVWTLPQVYVKAGSTLLDVIHAKSSRLPISSQELFSILDDASERTFLRAGTAESVLKYIFGGKPGRIAFELKNLVACTSFLFELKLVKAWVADKDAEALRCQKLLVEEEEAAQKRQAELLERKKQKKLRQKEQKAREHSNGDGVALIDATSSEGSFLAEMCSSSPPDSSPDAPCTVDDGTTFLKPVQLSSTEQNNDIEAQSDLSSGHLDSGLVQNVEPTMVSVNGRRWRQVSKSHWAGRSDFHGNQNHQVSKLEPVQKLVPAKDRGTVVSSSKVWTKKLKVDNDEEILRPTLEEAVNQSDENKCELIIGSISIPVTNCILRKNKISLGEAHYSCSTEEGKHKSNVLEEPANSDSRQFGLNEAATELRMPKSLHGSRGPSPVQRANHDAQDGVMVDKLEDRTASDGSCLQSSSSDDDHSQSREGLTCVYEGMAMPQGLQLSTAAAKAFLAQRWKEAISAEHVMTLVLSEESDLPGLPENQIDISALDFENGQVDLGRISSTGGITKAKNRTNPEKGVKIKYIPKQKVAS